One genomic window of Centroberyx gerrardi isolate f3 chromosome 15, fCenGer3.hap1.cur.20231027, whole genome shotgun sequence includes the following:
- the LOC139929211 gene encoding polymeric immunoglobulin receptor-like gives MAFPYIPLLILCGLIGIHSITTVRKVSVKAGGSISIPCLYDARYINHVKCLCRGYYWNSCSYVVKTNQSSNSGKFSISDDTKQRIFTVTINNLVQDTSYYWCAVEIKYRADVKKKFSLDVSADKPSLYVDQQEITGFEGGNMTVRCHYTGSSTQMKWYCGLNGTCVKGQSGYINGARVTINASVSDVFIVTMSELKIESSGWYLCRKGNLQMPVHLTVHKQTSTTTTTMSPTTTISSTTTMLSHLLLSPQTPLQLEQAETTCQTNTREKAKTEASAITVQDQTPEDGVTYSTIEIKNGTSQKTEPAEASVIYSTVVPH, from the exons ATGGCTTTTCCCTATATTCCTCTCCTTATCCTCTGTGGACTCATTG gAATTCACAGCATAACTACAGTGAGGAAAGTGTCAGTGAAGGCAGGAGGCTCCATCTCTATCCCTTGTCTCTATGATGCTCGCTACATAAACCATGTGAAGTGCTTGTGTCGTGGGTATTATTGGAACAGCTGCTCTTATGTGGTAAAAACGAACCAATCAAGTAATTCAGGAAAGTTTTCTATCTCCGATGACACCAAGCAAAGAATCTTCACTGTGACCATTAATAACTTGGTACAGGACACTTCTTATTACTGGTGTGCTGTGGAGATTAAATATCGagcagatgtaaaaaaaaaatttagcCTGGATGTCTCAGCAG ATAAGCCCAGTCTCTATGTGGACCAACAGGAGATAACAGGATTTGAAGGAGGGAATATGACTGTCAGGTGCCACTATACTGGTTCCTCTACACAAATGAAGTGGTACTGTGGACTGAACGGTACCTGTGTGAAGGGGCAGTCTGGATATATAAATGGAGCTAGAGTGACAATCAATGCAAGTGTTAGTGATGTTTTCATTGTGACTATGAGTGAACTGAAGATAGAGAGCAGTGGTTGGTATTTGTGTCGTAAAGGAAACCTACAGATGCCAGTGCATCTCACTGTTCATAAACAAACCtcaactactacaactacaatgAGCCCCACCACAACTATAAGCTCCACCACAACAA TGCTGAGCCATCTACTGCTCAGCCCACAAACTCCACTGCAGCTGGAGCAGGCGGAGACAACCTGCCAGACCAACACCAGAG agAAGGCCAAAACTGAAGCATCAGCCATCACAGTG CAGGACCAAACACCTGAAGACGGTGTGACATACAGTACCATTGAAATAAAGAACGGGACATCACAAAAG ACTGAACCAGCAGAAGCCAGTGTGATCTACAGTACAGTGGTTCCACACTAG
- the LOC139929212 gene encoding polymeric immunoglobulin receptor-like yields MATHLLSVLLTLAGLTGIHSITTVRKVSVKAGGSISIPCLYDARYINHVKCLCHGDYWNSCSYVVKTNQPSLSGKFSISDDTNQRIFIVTINDLVVRDTSYYWCAVEIDGGADVREYFHLSVSRGMSGLNVVQQQISGFNRGHITIRCHHSITGQIKWCRLDGSCVEKQSGSIDGTPVTIKRSAPNIFTVTMSELKIDSSGWYWCAKGDLQMPVRVTVRERPSTTSTISLTATTMNPIKENRVPGTADRQWSKSIYLKTLIIPLSLLIFIVMVTLFIWWMLRRRKQAKAESSALTKDEQEITYSDVWHVNRTSGQRSHAESDVDVTYSTVAPKQHRTVQRQNQVSDDDVTYSTVSIKPEAQPKVEPNVQSVIYTTVSQHQN; encoded by the exons atggCTACTCATCTTCTCAGCGTTCTTCTCACCCTCGCTGGACTCACAG GAATTCACAGCATAACTACAGTGAGGAAAGTGTCAGTGAAGGCAGGAGGCTCCATCTCTATCCCTTGTCTCTATGATGCTCGCTACATAAACCATGTGAAGTGCTTGTGTCATGGGGATTATTGGAACAGCTGCTCTTATGTGGTAAAAACGAACCAACCAAGTCTTTCAGGAAAGTTTTCTATCTCCGATGACACCAACCAAAGAATCTTCATTGTGACCATTAATGACCTGGTGGTACGGGACACTTCTTATTACTGGTGTGCTGTGGAGATTGATGGAGGGGCAGATGTCAGAGAGTATTTTCACCTGTCAGTCTCCAGAG GTATGTCTGGACTCAATGTGGTCCAGCAGCAGATATCAGGATTTAATAGAGGACATATAACTATCAGATGTCACCATAGTATCACTGGACAAATTAAGTGGTGTAGACTGGACGGGTCCTGTGTGGAGAAGCAGTCTGGATCAATCGATGGAACACCAGTGACAATCAAACGGAGTGCCCCAAATATTTTCACTGTGACTATGAGTGAACTGAAGATCGACAGCAGTGGTTGGTATTGGTGTGCTAAAGGAGACCTACAGATGCCAGTGCGAGTCACTGTTCGTGAACGACCCTCAACTACATCTACAATTAGCCTCACCGCAACTACAATGAACCCCATCAAAGAAA ACAGAGTACCTGGCACAGCTGATAGACAGTGGAG TAAATCCATTTACCTGAAGACACTTATCATCCCTCTGAGCTTGTTGATCTTTATTGTAATGGTGACCTTATTCATCTGGTGGATGTTGAGAAGACGAA AGCAGGCCAAAGCAGAATCATCAGCCTTGACAAAG GATGAACAGGAAATAACATACAGCGATGTTTGGCACGTTAACAGAACTTCAGGCCAG agGTCACACGCTGAGAGTGACGTTGATGTGACGTACAGCACCGTGGCTCCAAAGCAGCACAGAACAGTACAAAGG CAGAACCAAGTGTCTGATGATGATGTGACATATAGCACCGTTTCCATCAAGCCCGAGGCCCAGCCGAAG GTTGAACCAAATGTTCAGAGCGTTATCTATACCACAGTGTCTCAGCACCAGAACTAG
- the vdac2 gene encoding voltage-dependent anion-selective channel protein 2: protein MAVPPSYADLGKSAKDIFNKGYGFGLVKLDVKTKSASGVEFKTSGSSNTDTSKVAGSLETKYKRSEYGLTFTEKWNTDNTLGTEITIEDQIAKGLKLTFDTTFSPNTGKKSGKVKTAYKREYVNLGCDVDFDFAGPTIHGAAVAGYEGWLAGYQMTFDTAKSKMTQNNFAIGYKTGDFQLHTNVNDGAEFGGSIYQKVSDKLETAVNLAWTAGSNSTRFGIAAKYQLDKDASLSAKVNNTSLVGVGYTQTLRPGVKLTLSALVDGKSINAGGHKLGLGLELEA from the exons ATGGCCGTGCCTCCTTCATACGCTGATCTGGGCAAGTCTGCCAAGGACATCTTCAACAAAGGCTATG GATTTGGCTTGGTGAAGCTCGATGTCAAGACAAAGTCAGCCAGTGGAGTG GAATTTAAAACATCTGGTTCCTCCAACACGGATACCAGCAAAGTGGCGGGCAGCTTGGAAACTAAATACAAGCGGTCAGAATACGGCCTGACCTTCACTGAGAAGTGGAACACCGACAACACCTTGGGGACAGAGATCACTATTGAAgatcag ATTGCCAAGGGACTGAAGCTGACTTTTGACACAACCTTCTCACCAAACACCGG CAAGAAGAGCGGCAAAGTGAAGACTGCCTACAAGCGTGAGTATGTCAACTTGGGCTGTGATGTCGACTTTGACTTCGCTGGCCCCACTATCCATGGAGCTGCTGTTGCCGGCTACGAGGGCTGGCTCGCCGGTTACCAGATGACCTTTGACACCGCCAAATCCAAGATGACCCAGAACAACTTTGCCATTGGCTACAAGACGGGAGACTTCCAGCTGCATACCAATGT CAATGACGGAGCAGAGTTCGGAGGCTCCATCTACCAGAAAGTGAGCGACAAGCTGGAGACGGCAGTCAACCTGGCATGGACCGCTGGCAGCAACAGCACACGCTTCGGCATCGCAGCCAAATACCAGCTGGACAAGGATGCTTCCCTCAGC GCTAAAGTGAACAATACTAGCCTTGTTGGTGTTGGCTACACCCAGACTCTTAGACCAG GTGTGAAACTCACTCTGTCTGCCCTGGTGGACGGAAAGAGCATCAACGCAGGAGGCCACAAGCTGGGTCTGGGGTTGGAACTGGAGGCCTAA
- the LOC139929213 gene encoding uncharacterized protein LOC139929213, translating to MGDLTGSKGMNLSKPFSGKLVKMNEKELLHGLNDRFAGFIEKVRHLEHQNHLLEREIEGIRERERSSSSLEQEYGPELRELRQLVQDITQQKHQIEIDHQNLEEELSNLRKQHEKEARSRSVAESDIMVLKKDISEAYQSKLQLDKKAQSLVDEIHFLKKNHEAEVSEVIAQIQDAQVTVKAHEFGKPDLTAALRDIRAQLEGHAVSDLQHAGESFRSQFAKLTEEAETKREALKATQQEIQEYRRRLQAKSIELDCAKGTREALEKQLHDVEDRHNQDIIQYQDTIKQLENELINAKFDMSGYLREYQDLLNVKMALDVEILSYRKLLEGEETRLSTMSDSHISMPYIYRQSPVYTLPCLSRQGGPTRRAEPQYKFVEEIITETTREIEMSEFEETGSEETVGGEGEQGCIKSEGGGSEEEEGADNKDGPEGEGEQMSDSQQDHVESDENAVHGDDDDEDGERPSEVEDAEKGDEIKEESEEAEAGDNKVDTDTGKNTQSEVQEIEVIGEEENEQQHQVDKNMKDEGEDAVRMVTSQKDASSKPEDSKPEVPVEDELPKESEDDKKDDALKESKGANPKDNLASAQAKKPNDETSDQESKDSDKTQELSSVVKVKDEALALASETVEGTTDLTAEPKGSLPKETENPSETKGQETSSIAPKSEEKEDSSEPKVINKSETVKDANEDKAPKSSQNATDYDNKEQDKELSLKSNLKDLPKAEDQKPNSGDKTQTVESPSPKEKITVSAESKDLQQGAPESSQIQKVETSKEPEKINDPEGGSEKVEDVKSKDSGEATESQTKGMSEEAEVAKIKTSPQKVQDTSTLSLKVETSEGPGKINDPEGGSEKVEDVKSKDSGEATDSQTKGMSEAEVAKIKTSPQKVQDTSTLSLKVETSEGPGKTNDPEGGSEKVEDVKSKDSGEATDSQTKGMSEAEVAKIKTSPQKVQDTSTLTLKGKAGDGQISEVVQLKIENGISNGAGEVKDEKPKPINVEAQVESGKEKKAET from the exons ATGGGCGACCTGACGGGATCCAAGGGCATGAATTTGAGCAAGCCGTTTTCTGGAAAGTTGGTGAAAATGAACGAGAAAGAATTGCTCCATGGCTTGAACGATCGTTTCGCTGGATTCATCGAGAAGGTGCGTCATTTGGAGCACCAGAATCATTTGCTGGAGAGGGAAATCGAGGGAATCAGGGAGAGAGAACGATCCTCATCTTCTTTGGAGCAGGAGTATGGACCAGAGCTCAGGGAACTGAGACAGTTGGTTCAGGACATCACACAGCAGAAGCATCAGATCGAAATAGACCATCAGAATCTGGAGGAAGAGTTGTCCAACTTGAGAAAACAACATGAGAAAGAGGCGCGTAGCAGATCAGTTGCCGAGAGCGACATAATGGTCCTCAAGAAAGACATCAGCGAGGCTTACCAGTCTAAACTACAACTGGACAAGAAAGCACAGTCTCTCGTAGATGAAATCCACTTCCTGAAGAAAAACCATGAGGCCGAAGTGTCAGAGGTGATTGCCCAgatccaggatgctcaggtcaCCGTCAAGGCGCACGAATTTGGCAAACCTGACCTCACTGCGGCACTTCGGGACATTCGGGCACAGCTGGAAGGTCATGCCGTGTCCGACCTCCAGCACGCAGGAGAAAGTTTCCGATCTCAGTTCGCTAAATTAACCGAGGAAGCTGAGACCAAGAGAGAGGCGTTGAAAGCGACCCAGCAAGAGATTCAGGAGTACAGAAGGCGCCTGCAGGCCAAGAGCATCGAACTGGACTGCGCTAAAGGCACAAGGGAAGCCCTGGAGAAACAACTTCATGACGTCGAGGATCGCCACAATCAAGACATTATTCAATACCAG gacactaTCAAGCAACTGGAAAATGAGCTCATAAATGCCAAATTTGACATGTCTGGCTATCTGCGGGAGTACCAGGACCTGCTAAATGTGAAGATGGCTTTGGATGTGGAGATACTTTCTTACAG GAAACTCCTGGAAGGCGAAGAGACTCGGCTATCCACCATGTCCGACAGCCACATCTCTATGCCTTACATCTACCGTCAGTCTCCTGTTTACACCCTGCCTTGCCTCAGCCGGCAGGGCGGCCCCACCAGGAGAGCAGAGCCCCAGTACAAGTTTGTAGAGGAGATCATAACGGAGACCACCAGGGAAATTGAGATGTCAGAATTTGAGGAGACAGGGTCTGAGGAGACGGTGGGGGGAGAAGGTGAGCAGGGGTGTATCAAAAGCGAGGGAGGGggcagtgaggaagaggagggtgcaGATAATAAAGACGGTCCAGAGGGAGAAGGTGAGCAGATGTCTGACAGTCAGCAGGATCACGTAGAATCAGATGAAAATGCAGTGCATGGAGATGATGAcgatgaggatggagagagacctAGCGAGGTAGAAGATGCCGAAAAAGGTGACGAAATTAAAGAGGaatcagaggaggcagaggcaggTGACAATAAAGTGGACACTGACACaggtaaaaatacacaaagtgAAGTCCAAGAAATTGAGGTCATTGGTGAGGAAGAAAATGAGCAACAACACCAAGTAGACAAGAACATGAAAGACGAGGGAGAAGATGCAGTGAGAATGGTAACAAGTCAGAAAGATGCCTCTTCAAAACCAGAGGATTCAAAGCCAGAGGTCCCTGTGGAGGACGAACTGCCGAAAGAATCTGAGGATGATAAAAAAGACGACGCTTTGAAGGAGAGCAAGGGGGCTAATCCAAAAGATAATCTTGCCTCAGCACAAGCAAAGAAGCCTAATGATGAGACTTCTGACCAAGAGTCTAAAGATTCAGATAAAACTCAGGAGCTAAGCAGTGTAGTTAAAGTAAAAGATGAGGCTCTCGCTTTGGCTTCCGAAACAGTTGAGGGAACCACTGATTTGACCGCAGAGCCAAAAGGCAGTCTGCCCAAGGAGACGGAGAATCCATCAGAAACTAAGGGTCAAGAAACTTCAAGCATAGCACCCAAGAGTGAGGAAAAGGAAGATAGTTCAGAGCCAAAGGTAATCAATAAATCAGAAACTGTGAAAGATGCCAATGAGGATAAAGCGCCAAAAAGCAGTCAAAATGCTACAGATTATGACAATAAAGAGCAGGATAAAGAGCTATCCCTTAAATCTAATCTGAAAGACCTTCCTAAAGCGGAGGATCAAAAGCCAAACAGCGGGGATAAAACCCAAACAGTAGAATCTCCATCGCCAAAGGAAAAGATAACTGTTAGTGCAGAAAGCAAAGACTTACAACAGGGGGCACCAGAAAGCAGCCAAATCCAGAAAGTGGAGACATCCAAGGagccagagaaaataaatgatcCTGAAGGTGGATCTGAGAAGGTGGAGGACGTGAAAAGCAAGGATTCTGGAGAAGCTACTGAAAGCCAAACAAAGGGAATGTCTGAGGAGGCAGAGGTAGCAAAAATTAAGACATCACCACAGAAAGTTCAGGACACTTCCACCTTGAGTTTGAAAGTGGAGACATCTGAGGGGCCAGGGAAAATAAATGATCCTGAAGGTGGATCTGAGAAGGTGGAGGATGTGAAAAGCAAGGATTCTGGAGAAGCTACTGACAGCCAAACAAAGGGAATGTCTGAGGCAGAGGTAGCAAAAATTAAGACATCACCACAGAAAGTTCAGGACACTTCCACCTTGAGTTTGAAAGTGGAGACATCTGAGGGGCCAGGGAAAACAAATGATCCTGAAGGTGGATCTGAGAAGGTGGAGGATGTGAAAAGCAAGGATTCTGGAGAAGCTACTGACAGCCAAACAAAGGGAATGTCTGAGGCAGAGGTAGCAAAAATTAAGACATCACCACAGAAAGTTCAGGACACTTCCACCTTGACTTTGAAAGGGAAGGCAGGTGATGGGCAAATCTCAGAGGTAGTACAGCTGAAAATAGAGAATGGCATCTCTAATGGAGCTGGGGAGGTTAAAGACGAAAAACCTAAGCCAATAAATGTAGAAGCACAAGTTGAGTCAGGCAAAGAGAAGAAAGCTGAGACTTAA